One Helicobacter cetorum MIT 00-7128 DNA window includes the following coding sequences:
- a CDS encoding LTA synthase family protein, producing the protein MGDIAFYTLFGDVYNSNLLGLFTEDFLTLFSMGLHHKALLPLQILLSVFLAIVCVFLYVRGLKKLERILNTNTKTSFLEVGGLLAFLSVLIVVSINSAFSFKGLSLDKSAHFPTNKFLRTITPSSFHALYNLAKISTKMPKFADFTPKSLETILHERLTNEPYNLKALLTHHSTSQASEKIEQVFFIVAESLSDYYFESLNGVVLAQKLQVLLKEDNVYSFKPKHFIQGTDRTIKTIGLLVSGLYPFSETLMSRMASVKPLETALALQVKPLGYSTNFFYGGSSNWQNLEKFVLAQGFDKLFYYSNIEPYYNKHASLYPQPASNNYGFHDNVLFDYILDTISNNQKSFNMILTLSNHDTYNLNLKAFKGDLEVPLDKMAQSITNASDLQSMGTRFWSSSVLAHFIKRAKEKFPKALFIITGDHFDRNFQMAKGHLETNHTIPLIVVAPKSVRLYPQQTLGTHMDLIATILELLTPKNQSYLSFSKPLFSTNNTLKEFNSAMGDNAMAMMFKNQLSFYEPSTSWQCSMSPHHFELLDSCLDLEELQHYEKDFLKLKENQALSWHIFKHGF; encoded by the coding sequence ATGGGAGATATTGCTTTTTACACTCTTTTTGGCGATGTATATAACAGCAATTTATTAGGATTATTCACAGAAGATTTTTTAACCCTTTTTTCTATGGGGTTACACCATAAGGCTTTATTGCCTTTGCAAATTTTACTGAGCGTTTTTCTAGCCATTGTATGCGTGTTTTTGTATGTGCGTGGTCTTAAGAAATTAGAGAGAATTTTAAACACAAACACAAAAACAAGCTTTTTAGAAGTAGGGGGACTTCTAGCGTTTTTAAGTGTGCTTATTGTGGTGTCTATCAATTCAGCCTTTTCTTTTAAGGGGCTAAGCTTAGATAAGAGCGCTCATTTTCCTACTAATAAATTTTTACGCACTATCACACCAAGCAGTTTTCATGCTCTCTATAACTTAGCTAAAATTAGCACCAAAATGCCTAAATTTGCAGATTTTACGCCAAAAAGTTTGGAGACTATTTTGCATGAGAGATTAACCAATGAGCCCTATAATCTCAAGGCGTTATTAACACATCATTCCACAAGTCAAGCGAGTGAAAAAATAGAGCAAGTCTTTTTTATTGTGGCAGAGAGTTTGAGCGATTATTATTTTGAGTCTTTAAATGGGGTTGTTTTAGCGCAAAAACTTCAAGTTTTATTAAAAGAAGATAATGTCTATTCGTTTAAACCTAAGCATTTTATCCAAGGCACAGATAGGACGATTAAAACCATTGGCTTGTTGGTAAGCGGGCTTTATCCTTTTAGTGAAACCTTAATGAGTAGAATGGCGAGCGTCAAGCCTTTAGAAACCGCACTAGCTTTGCAAGTTAAACCCCTAGGCTATAGCACAAATTTTTTCTACGGCGGGAGTTCTAATTGGCAGAATTTAGAAAAGTTTGTGTTAGCGCAAGGCTTTGATAAGCTGTTTTATTATTCCAATATTGAGCCTTATTATAATAAACATGCGAGTTTGTATCCACAGCCAGCGAGTAATAATTATGGTTTTCATGACAATGTCTTGTTTGATTATATTTTAGACACCATTTCTAACAATCAAAAAAGCTTTAACATGATTTTAACGCTCTCAAATCATGATACTTACAATCTTAACTTAAAAGCTTTTAAGGGCGATTTAGAAGTGCCATTAGATAAAATGGCTCAGTCTATCACTAATGCGAGTGATTTACAATCTATGGGGACAAGGTTTTGGAGCTCTAGTGTTTTAGCGCATTTTATTAAAAGGGCTAAAGAGAAGTTTCCTAAAGCGCTTTTTATTATCACAGGAGACCATTTTGATAGGAATTTTCAAATGGCTAAAGGGCATTTAGAGACTAACCACACTATTCCTTTAATTGTCGTTGCACCAAAATCTGTGCGCTTATACCCACAACAAACTTTAGGCACTCATATGGATTTAATCGCAACGATTTTAGAACTATTGACACCTAAAAATCAAAGCTACCTCTCTTTTTCTAAGCCATTATTTAGCACAAACAACACACTAAAAGAATTTAATAGTGCTATGGGGGATAATGCTATGGCAATGATGTTTAAAAACCAGCTTAGTTTTTATGAGCCTAGCACTTCTTGGCAATGCTCAATGAGTCCGCACCATTTTGAGCTTTTAGATTCGTGTTTGGATTTAGAAGAGTTGCAACATTATGAAAAAGACTTTTTGAAATTGAAAGAAAATCAAGCGTTGAGTTGGCATATCTTTAAGCATGGTTTTTAA